From the genome of Triticum aestivum cultivar Chinese Spring chromosome 1A, IWGSC CS RefSeq v2.1, whole genome shotgun sequence:
CAGCACAGAAGACCCATCTGACAAGACACGAGACATGTTCGTTCGATCGAGCTCTCCATCACATCATCCGTCCAAGTCGAGGTCACACAAGAATTTCGTCCACGTGATGCGGTGATGCGTGGAACCTTCTAGTGCTTCCCGTCCACGTGCGCGCCTCATCCCCACCCCGTGCCGGCGCCGCTGATTTGAGCCTGACCGCCTCGCCCGGCGGCGCACCACTAGCAGTCTAGCACAGGTAGGTCGGTCGATCCATCAGCCTCAgctgggatgtgtgtgtgcgcgtcgCGTGTATATAAGCTGGCCATGCCCACGATGCGATGCATATCCATTCACTCACCAGTTGTCCGTTTTCAAGAGCTTACAGCTGGCTTCAacggtggagagagagagaggttgttGCCATGGCAACGAGGGAGGTCAGCATCCAGATGGCGGGGGTACTGGACGGCCAGCCGGGGTGCGCTCTGTCCCGGGAGTCGCTTGTCGTCCGTGCCGTGCCGCGGACAGCCGGCGCTTCTTTGATGGAGGCTGCAGACGCAGTCGCCGCCGCCGACAAGATGACCAAAGACGCGGCCGGGGCGGCTCAGGATGAGACGCGGTGCTCTGTCTCGTTCAGCGTGCCAGGCTCGCCGTCGGGGCTCCACCTTGCGCAGCTCAGCATGCCGCCGTTAGTCTGCGCCGGTGATGCCGATGTGGGCACCGCTCCTGTGCTGCCGACCGAGTCAAAGGTCCCGTGGGAGCGAGACCGGCGGTTTGACCACTTCAAGACGTTCTATGGCGGCCTTGAACGGCAGCTCTCCAACCTCCGCGGGGTGCCACAGGACACCGACGTCGAGAAAGGTGCGGCGTCAAAGATCTCAGAGGAGGACATCGACAAGGACGATGAGATGCCCACTGCTGACCGCTACTTCGCCGCGCTCGAAGGCCCCGAGCTCGAGACCCTCCGTGTACGTACCACGTAACCGTGTAGCATTCCACCAAAAAGTTTCACCTTTGCATGCTACAACCGTTTTTGTGTCTAATAACAATGTGAACGTGCAGTCGACAGAGGTGGCGGTCCTGCCTAAGGACGAGACATGGCCGTTCCTGCTCCGGTTTCCAATTAGCGCCTTTGGGATGTGCCTTGGCGTGAGCAGCCAGGCCATGTTGTGGAAGACCCTGGAGTCGGAGCCCTCCACGAAGTTCCTTCACGTGCATCCGGTCGTCAACCACGTCCTCTGGTGGATCTCCGTCGCACTCATGGTGGTCGTCTCCATCACCTACCTCTTGAAGATCGTCTTCTACTTCGAGGCTGTCCGCCGTGAGTTCCACCAACCTGTGCGCGCCAACTTCTTCTTTGCGCCATGGATCGCCTGCCTCTTCCTTGTCAAGGGTGTGCCGCATCCGGTGTGGGAGATCCACCACGCCGTCTGGTACGTGCTAATGGCGCCCATCCTGTGCCTCGACCTTAAAATCTACGGACAATGGATGTCTAGCGACGAGCGACGCCTCTCTAAGGTGGCCAACCCATCGAACCGTCTCGCCGTCGTTGGCAACTTCGTCGGTGCGCTGCTTGGCGCTAGGATGGGCCTCCGGGAGCTGCCcatcttcttctttgttgtcgggTTGGCCCACTATGTGGTGCTCTTCGTCACTCTCTATCAGCGGCTCCCTACCAACGTGCAGCTCCCCAAGGAGCTCCACCCAGTTTTTTTCCTCTTCGTCGCTGCACCTAGCGTCGCGTCCATGGCGTGGACAAGGATCTCTGGCGAGTTCAACGATGGCGCTAAGCTCCTTTACTTCGTCTCGCTATTCCTCTACATGTCGTTGGTGGCGCGCGTCAACCTCTTTCGGGGGTTTAGGTTCTCCCTGGCATGGTGGGCGTACACATTCCCAATGACAAGTGTGGCCTTGGCGACGGCATTGTATGCATCGAAGGTAGACAACGTGCTGACACGGGCACTGGCAGTCGGGTTGTCAGGAACCGCCGTTGTCACAGTCACCGGCGTGTTAGCCGCCACCATGTACCACGCCTTCGTGCGCAAGGACCTCTTCCCCAATGATGTGTCCATCGCCATCACACGGCGACGGCCCAAGTTTAGCAAGATCCTCGCGCATCTCCGGCCATCGAGTTATGATGTCAAGGAGCTCGTTCTCTCCGTCCCAAATTTCAGTTCCTATTCCAGGCAGGGCGCCTACTCTGACTCTGGCGCCAACTCCAGGATGAACATCAGTGCCGGTGAGACTCCAATGGCACACGGGCACGGAAGAGAAGAATGTGAGACGGTAGGTGCAAAACATGTTGCTTAGTGGAACTTGTATAGAGGTCTCTATATTTTCTCCATTCTTTTTCGTTTTTGTGAACTTGCTGCACATAGTTGCAGATTAGGAGCGATATCCTTGAGCAATTTACATTGCCATGACAGTGATATAATTGCCGGACTTGACGGTTGAGCTTGTCAATTTAGTGGTTATATACTTTCGTTCATCAGAAGTAAGTTACATTTCTTACTCTATTCTGATCTCTAAGTAACTCCATAGACCTGAAATTGCAGAAACATTTCACCAAAGGTGCATCAACTAGAATGGATGGCCTAGTGAGTTTGCAACTTTGGAAGTGAGATTTTCAAATAAGAGAGAAGAATTTGCAAAatcattttgtgtgtgtgactatgACATGCTATTCCCTCGTTGCTTAAATCGAAAGATACTGTTGATGGCGGTACTTTCAGACTAAGCTTTCCTTACATGATAGGTTAAAGCCAGGTTTTGGTGTTCCGTGTCTATTAGTTCCGGCATCCATATAGTTACATATTTAACCGTATTGCTTTGAACTAACTCCACAAATTCTTCTCTCTCAAAAAGGTCTACAAATTATTTCTCGTTGCTTAATGAAAACCTCATATGTGCTAACATAATTAtgtattattttattttaaaaaactaCTTGTTGCCTGGAACAGAGACAGAACTGGGTTCGTCCCACAAATCAAAGCACTTACAGATCAACTCCGCCACAAACTTCAGTTCAAAATGCATGTTCTTTTGCTTGCAGAAAGATGAACTACACTCTGAATAAAGCGTGATATCATTGCACAAGCAGGGCTAGCATACTCGTGCCACTTGCTCTATGGTTTTCCTTTTTGTAATTAACCACTGGCTCTATTGTTATCTCTACGGATGTGGAGAATCCAATATTGAGTATGTCACATAAGATTTTCTTTCGGTCGTGTTCCACTTGACACAAGCACGTGACACCATCGCAATTTGGGTACTTGCATTGCTCAAGCAAGTGTATCCTCTTCCAATACACATCATGCTTCCTAATGAGCCTGATGTAATTCATCACGTCCATGTCCGTACTAATTTCATAGGCTTTTATCTCCAGCGAACTCAAGTTGCGGTGCTCAAATTTAGGTCTTTCCCCTACCACAGTGAACTTGTAGAGACCTCGATTACTAAAGTGAGGATATAGCTACAAAAACAAAACATGTTTAAAATATCTAAAATGGTAGAGAAGATAAGATTTTTCTTCCAGATGTATGCATCAGAGGATGCATGCAGATGGCAAGAGGTTTTGCCTTCTTATTAGAAAcaaatatagatagatagatagatagatagatagataaggTGCACTACTACGTACCTCAATATAAAGATTTTTGAGGAAGGGTGCCGCATCTAAAATAGGAAGGATCCAAGCCATCCTGGAGATATTCAGCTTGCGAAAATAAGCATCTCTGAGGCTATTGAATGACAATTTCTCAAAGTAGCATTGCAGATGCCGTGCAGAGAGCTTTATGACACGAAGGGAAGGACAATAGCCAAAACTCACGCACTGGACAAAATTAGTGGCGTTGCAGACAAAGCGCTCAAGTTTTGGGACTGCCGTCAGTTCGACTCCGGGGAAAGAGCAACCATGGAGTTCCAAGGCCAAGAGCGACGAGTTGGGGGTGTCGATCTCCAATTTCTCCACAACAAAGGCCCAACGCTTGTAGTTGGTTAAGGACAGgagctgtcggggatataccccgcagcgtaaaccggccggaagtataacccagccggacttggtggtttacttgagacccagctgagacttggcgattcactggcgacccgccctaacttggcggtttacaagcaacccgcctgaacattatgactcattggtaatccggcgggcgggacagatggatgacaaggcccaaggcccagaaggccggtttatgctaatggtgggccggtttaagagaaaaggtgtgaggaatatttcccttacaagaagtcaagacccggacttgtatccggtttgtattaagatagactagtcctaatcctaatag
Proteins encoded in this window:
- the LOC123182675 gene encoding S-type anion channel SLAH2-like, encoding MATREVSIQMAGVLDGQPGCALSRESLVVRAVPRTAGASLMEAADAVAAADKMTKDAAGAAQDETRCSVSFSVPGSPSGLHLAQLSMPPLVCAGDADVGTAPVLPTESKVPWERDRRFDHFKTFYGGLERQLSNLRGVPQDTDVEKGAASKISEEDIDKDDEMPTADRYFAALEGPELETLRSTEVAVLPKDETWPFLLRFPISAFGMCLGVSSQAMLWKTLESEPSTKFLHVHPVVNHVLWWISVALMVVVSITYLLKIVFYFEAVRREFHQPVRANFFFAPWIACLFLVKGVPHPVWEIHHAVWYVLMAPILCLDLKIYGQWMSSDERRLSKVANPSNRLAVVGNFVGALLGARMGLRELPIFFFVVGLAHYVVLFVTLYQRLPTNVQLPKELHPVFFLFVAAPSVASMAWTRISGEFNDGAKLLYFVSLFLYMSLVARVNLFRGFRFSLAWWAYTFPMTSVALATALYASKVDNVLTRALAVGLSGTAVVTVTGVLAATMYHAFVRKDLFPNDVSIAITRRRPKFSKILAHLRPSSYDVKELVLSVPNFSSYSRQGAYSDSGANSRMNISAGETPMAHGHGREECETVGAKHVA